In Bacillus sp. KH172YL63, one genomic interval encodes:
- a CDS encoding acyltransferase, with protein MYNRNNNLWELNFIRSIAILAVLAIHVYGSLLVDQNTSGTTFYFSMFINQISRFSVPAFLFVSGILAFWTFEKYTFKKIILKRIREWMIPYVTWTVLGLLMVSEFSLKKIGIALFTGTGPFFQLYYIPLLIQFYLLTPFLIKIARKKLYVISIIILNILGLIVFEYYLKQPIGITKTFNRISLVLQSGYFLWIVYYLTGIVVGGSYVNFKSIISKYSLKMVILGYCFSLIILFIDCYFGWWNLPNRTALLGFFRPEIAIYTFFSLLLLFKISSFFQFEVLRKIYMQSFGIYLAHLAIIILLKEISDIFFSNFLFTSLSFVLSLLISYSFTVVIRRTPFAFLFIGQK; from the coding sequence ATGTATAACAGAAATAATAATTTGTGGGAATTGAACTTTATTAGATCGATTGCAATATTAGCTGTGTTAGCTATACATGTTTATGGAAGTCTCTTAGTAGATCAAAATACTAGTGGTACCACTTTCTATTTTTCAATGTTCATAAATCAGATAAGTAGATTTTCAGTACCCGCATTTTTATTTGTATCAGGTATATTGGCTTTTTGGACTTTCGAAAAATATACATTTAAGAAGATTATTCTGAAAAGGATAAGAGAGTGGATGATTCCATATGTCACTTGGACAGTATTGGGTCTATTAATGGTTAGTGAGTTTTCATTAAAAAAGATAGGAATAGCTTTATTTACAGGCACAGGTCCTTTTTTTCAATTATATTATATACCGTTACTAATTCAATTTTATTTATTAACTCCTTTTTTAATAAAAATTGCCCGAAAAAAACTTTATGTAATATCTATAATTATTCTTAATATACTTGGATTGATAGTATTTGAATATTATTTAAAGCAACCAATTGGAATCACTAAAACTTTTAATAGGATAAGCTTAGTATTACAATCAGGTTATTTTTTGTGGATAGTATACTATCTTACAGGCATAGTTGTAGGAGGGAGTTATGTAAATTTTAAATCTATAATAAGTAAATACAGTTTGAAGATGGTAATTTTAGGTTACTGTTTTTCACTAATAATATTATTTATAGATTGCTATTTCGGATGGTGGAACCTACCCAATAGAACTGCTTTATTGGGTTTTTTTAGACCAGAAATAGCCATATATACTTTTTTTTCACTATTATTATTGTTTAAGATTAGCTCATTTTTCCAATTTGAAGTTTTAAGAAAAATATACATGCAATCATTTGGGATTTATTTAGCTCATTTAGCAATAATTATATTATTAAAAGAAATTTCAGATATCTTTTTTTCGAATTTTCTTTTCACTTCTCTTAGTTTCGTTCTTTCCTTACTTATTTCATATTCATTTACAGTGGTTATTAGAAGAACGCCGTTTGCCTTTTTGTTTATAGGTCAAAAGTAA